The sequence TGGAGGAGGAAAAGCAGGAGAGAAATTCTAATCATTCCGCTCAGCACTTCCTGCCTAACCTACGAACAGAAGCATTTCCTTAATCAACATCAGTTGACAGGAAGTGATCACAGATCTTGGCGAGAGAGAGGCAGCTTTTAATGTCCTAAAAAATAAGCGTGAGAGCTGTGGTTGAAACTGACACAGTATTCCAGATTAAAGAGTCATTTATAGGTGATTACTGACATATCTGGTGACAAGAAGCCTGTGCATGAGAATATGaatgagggagagaaaaaaaacagaaagaaagtgcCTGGCTGACACTCTTACAAGGGCAGAGAATAACAAGAGAGGGCTAATCTACTGCCTGCCATCtgtcactctccctctctccttcctttCCCGAGTCAGACCATACTCTTATTCGATATCTCTGATCATCCATTCTTTCCTCTGCTTCTCCCATCTATTTTCCTAGCTGTTTAGATGGAGAGCATCAAATACAATCGTACtagttttaaatgaatttagAGCATATCATTGTACTCTCTATATTGCCATCAGCAGTGACAATGGATGGTTTGGTTGTTCCTTTCAAGAAATGTACTTACTTATGGAGGTATTTGAAAGCCACTGACACTGAAGTCATGGAATCTAATGTCTGGTAACCCAACACTACAGGAATCTGAATGAATAAGTGAAAGAAAGCAGCAGACTGTTGGCTTTAAGGTTTACTGTTTCCACAGTAAGCAAGCAGTCTAACTTTCCTCACAGGGCGGCTGCCTGACCAACTGACCGACTGAACGTCGGACTTGGCTAGCACAAAGGAGTGACCTCAGTGGCAGAGTCAGCTTTGCAAACTTCATGCAAATACCTTCTGGAGTCGCCCtccacataaatacacactgcCTCAGTAGAAGCCTTGTGCTGCTAAATGAATACCTCTGCTCCACCATTTGCATAGACTCCCCGAAGGTAAAATCAGAGTGAAGATCAACAACCAGAGCTCCACCTAACTTAAAAACTAACCTCATCTATACTTAACCAGTGATAcagaaccttttaaaaacatctaaaaacaagtaggaaaaggaaaagcaaaaacagattcTAAGCTAGATGCACTGTTTTGACACAACTGAATCGCTCTATCAAGGAGACAGCTGCCTTGTAGATGGAATGTGCCATTACTGCAAGCAGGCGAAATAACTCACCTAGAAGCCATGTGCTGATAGTTATCAAATACGAAAGCAGAAAAATGCACCTCTAACTACATTTAGGAGACAGGCAGGCAGATACAATTTGTGAAAGGTGGTGAGCTTAGTACCAGACAAACAAGAGAAACTCGCAAAGCTGAAAAAAAGTCTTgtgaaaccaaaagaaaaaaagatccaaTGGAAACCGTGACAAGTTAAGTGAGCTATATATTATTCTACTTATGTTTGTTGAATTTAACTCAGAGAGCATAAAGAGGATGGACATAGCTTCCTTGTTACAAAAATAAGAAGcccctaaaaaaaaatgtggattttacCTAgtggccaccagatggcgatagctgTAGTTGCAAAAAACTTCTAATCCTATAAAAGTCTAttacataggtgtcaaactctggcccgcagcctaattacatttggcccgcgaagccataccaaattactattagagctggcctactggtattatacagctaatatatacattgtttagtattaagctttgcttgttccacattcagtttttcagcaaaacttgtttgagtccataagaagagattcattcttaaatctggaggaagatatttttcaataaatattaatgttagcccgcaaCCTTGTtctagttttgaattttggcccactgtgtatttgagtttgacacccctggtctatTAGGAAAACAGCTACCTTTATTGACGTTCATCTCAAGGCTTcaaaacaaaacttcaaaaGGTGACATCCTGGTAGgtcttttatactgtctatggTTTGAAATATGAACTTTTGAATAAAGCCACAGTTCCCAACAGCATTTGCAGGAGACACCAGGCAGAGACTGGGCGCTCAGGATCTGTGGTTTTCAACAAGACAACAACCTTAAGGATCCTGCCAAGAAAACACAGGGTGGCTCCCCACTGACAATCTTGAACTGACCCTGCCACAATCTGGGCACAAACCCAACAAAGCTCTCAGACTGTGAATTTACTGTGGACCAACACTCCTTATGAGTTGTGTTGAGTTTGAAAAACGATAGAAAACGTAGAAACGTCCAAAAGAAAGGTGTGTCAAACATATGTGATAATTCCCACAAAGGACTGAGGCTGTTACTGCTGCTATAATCaacatataaatgaaaaagaaaatttgaTATTTTCATTGATTTACCAAAGTTTACAATAAGTGTGGCGTAATGTACATAGTTctgtaaaaaaactgaaataaaaacttgAATGTCTAAAAACCTCTGAATGCACTACAGTAGTAGTGAACAGAAGCTCTCTGTAATGACAATAGAGCAGCAACCGCAATGCATGTCTTCAAATCTGAATAACAGCAAGAATCCAAGCTACTGATGTTCCTATGCCCAACACTTTGACTTCCTCCTAATTCTAGCTCTATTTGTGTGTGATGCTGTTTTTGAGTTACAGTGTGTGCATgaacaatattttttaaaaaccttgtGTAGTtctggatttaaaaataaaacaacccaaaaaagaaCAGCTGTTATACAGCTTGTCTGTATAACTAGAATTCTGAGAAGTGGAAAATATGATAAACCCCTGGGTAGCAAAACACATAAGTCTGCCTAATGTGTCCACTCATCTTGGTGTGAACACACATGCAATAGCCATTGCTTTTGTCATAGTTCGGTACATAAATAGACATGTGACTCAGTGTCCCAACCTGCAGTTCATGAAACAGCTCTTTCACAATGGTGGAGAGGTGTTGAAACACTGTAGTATACTTGCTAACAGCCAGCAAAACAGTAACACTGATGTCCATAACACCACATAACCACTGTATACTGAAAGAAATAATCAAAATGAACAGTGGGACATTAGATCTTATTTTTCTTCGACCATAACAGTCTAAATTCCATTGCGGAAAGAGCTTTTCTTTACAAACTACAATCAAGAGGTTTTGTGTTTATATGCATATCAATTTGCTCTTTGGAGTTCTGCTGTGGACCTGCTTGTCTATCAGTTAGCATACACAACAGTGAAACCTGTTGGATAAATGGCATGACTGTTTCTGACCTTAGCTTCTTCAGTAGACACTTTGAACCATATGtgcctttctttctgtctgtttatACCTTTTGCTTTGTGCTACTGTGTACCTCACTGCCATTCCACCCTTGCTTAGAGTGAATCAAGAAATAACAAACATGACGTAACACTGTCAGGGATAGGGATGAGACTGAGAACAGAAACATATTCTCCTTGCTCAAGTTCCTCATTCGTGACCATCTTTtgagcaacccccccccccccccccccccaactttcTCACCAACTCTCATAACTTTGCATGTAAAACTGCACCCTGCCAGTCCTGTCATCATCACTGCTCTTTTCAGGGTCAAACACTGCGTGAATGCCGTTCTAAGGAATGATTGATTTTCTGCCGCCTCGCTCACTGACCTCACACCAATGACATCAACTCCATCCACAGTTCTGTTTCTGCCCGATGACACCCTTTCTTCCCCTCTGTGTCCTCCTTTGTGTACAGTAAAATTACCCAAGCTTTCTCTTCAgctgtttttaatgtgtattttcAATTCCTTCCCACAATACAGAGACAACTAACGGGTAGTTTTATTAAAGTGATACTTCAGCATCCACCCGCTCTGCAGTAAACACCCATCTACCACGCTCAGGGCTGCAAAGCAAACCAGCAGCGTTTCAGATTGGGTTTGATTAACTATGTTTGCAATGccagattttgttttcttaagagGCATGGCACACCTCTCCCTCTTTTAGCCTGGGTTTGACTCACCTTGATTTGTCCATCTATCTGAATATGACAGGGCTGGAGAACGTACACTTCTAAATTTGTTGTTTGGCTTGTGCATGTGGCTCAGTGGGAACATGGCAATGCTTCACCACTGCCAACTTAAAAAAGACTGCGAGTCTGGTTTGACTGACAAGTTAATGTCGGACcaatatttatataataaatgGAAGTTGGATGAGGAAAACGGTAGGCTGCTGCTTAGTGTCCAGTATTAAAATGACAAGCATCAAGTTAGGATTGGACACAAAGAGCTGCAGCTTGGTAAGACTCCTCCCTGTACTAACTCAGCATGTTAACCACTTTAATATTTTGCTGATTTCAGGGTTTTAATAGCCTACAACAGAACTCTGGTAGGTGATGATGTACGCAAACATGATGTGCCCACATATATTAAAGGCCATAAGTCTTTGTTACCTTATTAGAGAGACATTTGTGCATTTTCCTGTCAATTTAGGGGAACAAAATGACTACCCAGTGCTGGTAGGATAAACGCTACACTGGTGGAATATTGCTtttctcaaaagaaaagaacagcagATACACTCAGCATGCACTTCATTCCAGACCTTTCAAGCATTTTCTCTAAATCTCTGtcacttattttttttccaagcaaCTCTCTAATAAGGTTGGCCTTCGGGTAAaagactctttaaaaaaaaaaaaaaaaaaaagctaaaagaaCTATCTCTCAACTTATCAGTGTTATGCAATAACAAAATATTTGCACTGAAATAGACAGCACCGGAGCAAATGATGATaattttttgtgctgatgtggtTTTTAAACAACATCCTGCCAAGTTAGAAAGATAAATGCTGCAATATGTTATCCTGCATTTCCCCCCccaagttttttaattaaacttatTTGCAATCATCACTCACAGTAGTTCATATTATTTGTAGATTGTATCATGTTTCCagattaatttttatttcagttcagttacTTTCCACATTGTGTTCCCTTATTTCAATTAAGTTTTTATTACCTTCACTTTAGTTATAGTTGATCATATGCACAAATACTTCCTGGTTTAAGTTTTGTTGACCCAGTTTGACCAGACttataaaaactaaaagaatttTCCctcattatattttaatttttaataatttttattattagtgaGCGGCATAGTAGTGCAGTGATTAGCACTTCCCAGCAAGAAGGAATGGGATTACCCTCCAGGCTTGGGACCCTTCTGCGTGAGTTTTCTCTCACAGCCCAAGGACTTGTATGTTAGGTTAATTGTTGATTGTAAACTGGCTGTAGGTGTTAATGTTAGCCCTGTggtagactggcgacctgtccagggtgcaccccACCGCTGATCTTATTACAGCTGGGACATGCTCCAGGACCCCCACgatcctgaattggataagcaatTCAGAAAATGCATAGATGTGTGGATAATAGTTTTCTACAATCCCAATACTatttcagttagctccccccaAGCTCACTGTTCATGGTCTTAATTAATTGTAAAAACAGAGATTTCGCAGGGAAGAACGATTGGGTGCAGCAGCACCAATCTACAGTAGCCTATAATAAATATGGTGAAGTAACCCTGTCAGCtcattaaatatatttgtgtgggcctCGGCTTTCACCAATTAGGTCACTTTGCACAATTGAGACCGAGCAGGCCAATAATTCATACAAACATTTCCACTTGGGGACGGTAACGTCATTTACAACCTTCATCTCTGTTTATGTGTCTCTAGATAAACCGAAAGAGTCGCATTCCCTGATCACTTGTCACCAGTCATTGAGACCTGCCTGCAACCTGCTCAACTAGTTTGAACCAAAAGGAATTTAGGAGACTTTCCTGCAAATCTGCTCTCACAAACCTCCCAGATACACTTTCGCCATAAAATAAGCGCCAACAAACACTCCTCATCTGATTGtccacaaaaaacatttaatgaaaacacacaacTTAGCAAGCTAACCCAACTCTGACGGTCCCAGGTTGTTTGGCACCCACGGTGAAGCATCACCTCTGAACACTTTTTCCTTTCAtattttcaaattttcaaattaaaCAAGGTACACAAGGAAACACGAACACggaaaagtcattaaaaatatCGAAAAGTCAACAGGGAGTCTATAAAGGATTATTATGAGAACATCAAACTTACGGCCATGCTTAGATAAGCAGTTTCGCTTGCCTACCTCTCTCACCGCTACGGTTCAAAAACATCAACTTCTGAGCTTTCGAGAGGCCGCAAATGACGAGCCACCACTTCTGGACGGTTTCCCACACACGCTCTCAAAGTTTAGTATCCGCGGAGAGCTGCCGTTTTCAGGAGATATGTTAAGTTTGTTAACGTTTCTGCTCAAGAGAACCTGTTGCTGACAGCTCGGTGTGTCACACCAACAACATGGCTGACGACGAGTGATTGGAGCCTGTGAGGCGCTGCTAACGTCCGGCAAgtgggaggagagagaaagggaggaatAAAAGTGGAACAGATGGAGAAGGAGAACAATCGATGGGATGGGAGGCAGATAAGAGACAAGTGAGGGTAATATTATACAATATGGAGCCAGACTAGGAGAATAATGGAGAAGAGATTAAAATCCTTGTATGACTTGGAGATTATTCATGACAAATTATGAGATAAGGATATTCTGACAGTATACAGTcatatatattgaaattatataGGTACACGTTCTGTGATTATACAGTCATGTGTTCTGAGATTATACAGCCATACACTCTGAGATTATATAGTCATATATTCTGAGATTACACAATTGCACATTTGCAAGAAACAATTCAGAAATCCTCTGCGATTAAAGTCACAAAGAGTAGCTCACTTTGGAAATTTGGATCAGCCTATATAGCCAACTAATAATGTACTGTATTAGATCGGTAAATCAAATCATTGCCTGTTTTTAACCGGGTTTAGCTGTGTAAATTTCCAAAGCTCAGAATTGGGATAACACCCAAATAATCCAGACTTTGAAGGGACACTGTTGCCTTAAATTAGACATCTTGTTTAATGTGGGTGGCAGTTGGGTGTCCAGCAATCAGTCATTTCCAAAACTGGTTGGAAATTTCTTAGTAACTTACCTGGACTGTAATTTGGCCAGATTTGGCTGCTTCAGTGGGACGAGATCACAAGCTCTGAGGGAATGCATGATGGCtgcaaagagattttttttaaattatagaaAATTCAGTGGATGATAATTTTAATGTTAACAGATCTCCTGCCTCCATGAACACTCATTACGTACCATACATGCCCACTACTGATATAGCAGTtgcatttaaaaacacgatttaatcccagtaactaagtaactaagacAATGAATTATAGTCTGGTCTTTTGTATATCGTTTGCAAAATATGGGGAATAATAGGCAGTGGACCACTGTGAAGGACATAAGGAGTCTATCTTCTAAAACCTacaaacatatatttttccaCCTACAGTTAAACCAATAGTTTTTACTTCATGTGATGTTCTTTAACATTAATTCATGTAATGTTATTTAAAACTGCTTCAGTGGATATACGCAAGAACATGACTGGTTACTGTGGTCATGGAAAACTCAGCTAAGAAGTACAACgaatttttatttaactgatatctaaaaaaaacttaataaataatacaaaactaTAATAGCGATGCTGTGTATATCATTCACTGCTACACATTGTcaatagtttgtgtttttctgtttgtgtccgTGTGGTTCCTCTAACCtagtaaagttttaaaaaagtgctATTTTCATCCCAGGTTCTGTTTTGACTCCAGTTTATTCCCACAGAGCGCTGCTTTATGTAGTAATTTTAATGAGATGACTAACTattgttaattattattatttatttctgtggAATATCATCGTTTGTGTTTAGTTTACTATAATGTGCAAGCGTTTTTCTTctgaaaaactaaacatgtaCTCTATTACCCATATTCCCTTGAGGCGTACTTGCGGCAGCTTTGCGACATTTCCAAACGATTTTCGCGGTTTACGGCTAGTTTACAACTTCGCTACCTCCATGGTGAGTGGAGCAAAATGTTCAACAAGAAACCCCGGAGAAACTTTCGGCAAAGAAAAGACTGCTCCAGCGACGATGAGGACCAGCCAAAGAAGAGCGAAGAAGGAGAGGAAAACCCGGAGAAAACCGCTCCAGCTGTGGTAAATAAGCCCCTTAAAGCCGCGCAGAGCCGCGGCATCACTTGCAGCTCCAAGCGGGAAGCGACGCCTCCGAAGCCGGATTCCAGTGACGGAGAAGACGGGGAGAGCGtggaaatgacagaagaaagagaagagagaaagaaagaccagGAGGGgaccaaaaagaaagaaacctctgttttgagtttctcCGATGATAAGGAAGGTAAGTAAATGTAAACGAGGCGCTTTAAGGTAAATATCTTTGACTCCTCAGCTCACTGACAACTTTAGAGCAACGttaggaatttggaaatattaaTCTCCTGTTATCTGTTGGTAAAAGAGGTGAAGAACCTAAACCTCAAAGATACAGTGACAGTTCATAGAGTTCCTAAATGATTTTATCCACTGTCAGTGCTTTCCCTGTCATCTGTCCACATCATCTGCCCAGATGCCTCTTGAACCccatgtgttttactttattggACCCGAAGGTGACAATAGACACCATTTCCCACATATTGAGACAATGTCACACATTTTGTGTGGCTCTACTTTGCAAAAGTAAAAACATACGATTCCCCCCTAAAAACGTGTGACTTATGAAGAAAAGCTGATCTATGGGGGAATCCATATTGAAACCCAGTGAGGATTATCTAACAGAGCTGCAGCTGGAATACCCAACATTTAGTTTGTAGTGGTCTGATCATCCTAACAGAGGATGGCGGTTGGCGGTGATTGCCCAATGTAACGGCATATAATTCTGGTTTGTTTCACCTTCTCATAGCTGAGGAGTCTACGTTTAAATTGAAGAAGTCATCTGAGAAAACAGTTCTGTTCCAAATTAGGAAGAAGGAGGCTCCGCCTGCCAAGACCATCGTCAGCACAGGTAGGTCCATGATGGGAACAAGAACTCTTAGAAACAGATCTTGAATACAGTATATGTGCATTAAATACACTCACTGGACAGGTGTGATATGTGTATCCAAAAGAATGCATCCATTCCATAGGAGGTGATGAGTAGGGAAGTGACAGCAACAGATCCATGTGTTCACAGGTTTTTTCCTGGTTTAGTCTCTGCAGTTTAGAGATGATTTTGGTAGAGGCAATGAGGCTGTGATAACTTATTTGACAGAaattgatgtgttttcaaatcCCTTTTGGtcataaataaaccaaaatgaCTATTTTTCTAATCCTTTCTAATCTTAAGATTATACTGTTAAGGGTTTACATATATAGATTCTTTGCAATATCTAATGTATACCAGAACACATTTTTGGTGAGTAGacagaataaacatttttatgcCTTTTAGCTAAAATCAATGGCTTCCTGTTCTCTCTTCCACCTTCAGGGGCTGGTGGTGCTGTCTCATCATCTGCTTCACCCAGGCAAGATTATAGCAGTCAGGCGTCACCACATTCTGTGGATGATGACgacgaagatgatgatgatgatgacaaggATAATGGGAGCAATGATGACAGTGATAGCGATGAACGTGGAGTGGGATCTCCTTCAGCCAGCTCAGCCTCAGACTCTAGCAGTTCTTCTTATACGCCCGGTATGTTTTGTCAAAGAGAAGGACTCTCAGATTGTTAGGACTACATGATATGATTAAAATCATCAGTTGTTAATCTGGATTCatggctgtgtttttaaatttcttctGCTTTGTTTGTGCCTGCAGTAAATATCCCCAATGCTAGAGAGATCGAGGCAGCCAAGAGACGGCGTCGTGCCAATCGAACCCAGAAAGAATTCATTCCCCTCAGTAGAGATGGCCAGAGTTCAGCTGGCAGCACACCAGATCACTACAGCAGGGAGGATGAAGATGACAGAgtcgatgatgatgataatgagctGGATGATCATGAGAGGAGAATCGAGTTTGCCCCACGGATGAGGAGCATCAGGGAAAGAATTGCTGAGAAACTTGGTATGAGAGGGCGGGATACAGAAAAAATAGTATGAGgaggtgagaaagagagagagaaatggcaGGTGTAGAGAGAAGAAGAACGGTGGGGAAGCATGAAAATGTGAAAGCTgtttaagttaaaaaagaaaggtgAAATTTGTCATAATAGGCCTGTCTGAATAGTTCGTATGGATTTTAACCAAACCGTGAATTTTAATTGTCCTATTCTGTGTGTTTTAGGAGAAAGTGATGGCAGTCGGTCAGGGACTGATGGGGAGGAGCAGGAACTCTGGGAAGAGACACAAATTGGGAAGGGAGTCAAAAGACGACCAGGGGAGCAGGTATGAGGGCCAATTAACATCTTGTTTTTGATTCTTATTATTCTGTTAGCACATATCTATAAATGCTGTTACTGTAAGTTATGCACCTGTTTTATACCTTTATGCGTGTCTTTTTGCATTGTTCTGCTGTCattgctttttgtctttttatcctCCTTTTATCCTGATATTTTTCATTAGAGCCCATCTGGCAGTGAGTCCAGCAGCTACAGCAGCAGTAGCATAAGCAGGCGAGATAGAggaagacagaagaagaaatctGCAGGAGTCAAAGTTCCAAAGATGCTTCCCCCTGTCACTGTCTCAACGGTCAAGAGAAGGATCGCTGGAAAGTTAGTTTGCTCTTTATTCCACACACTATAAcgatttaaaatattaatgacaGAACAGATTaggattaaatgtttaaatgatacACTGTACAGCAGTAGTAATTCCTATTAGCATGATTCCAGAGGCCAATAAACATTACATTtatacactgtgcttttattACTGCATGCTGCCAAAACATGCAACACACATTTCCCCCCATTGTACACTTAACTCCTCCactttgtaatattttttttcttcctagaCTTGATTCGTTGAAGGAGGTGTACAGAGCACGCCAGGCAGAGCTCAGAAGGATGGAGGGCGATGTTGAGGGTGCTAAAACCTCGTTGGAGAATCTGGAGGAAAGCTCCTCAGAGAAGCAGCTTAAGTTTTACAGGACCATGACGACTTATGCCCACAACATGGTGGAGTGTTTGCAGGAGAAGGtcagaaaagaaaagttaacatttaaagcaacaactgaaaaaaagagtAGTTTATCTTTAAGCTTTAAATTGTTCTACTGTGTATTCATATGATATAAACCAGTACAgcattatctgttttttttttctcaatactTGACTAAATTATCCCAGATAAATAATCCCACAATAATTTAGGTGACTCTCCTTTTATTTGCTGAAGGTTGTTGAGATAAACTCTCTGGAGCTGGAGTTGCACACTCTGCTGTCTGACCAGATGGAGGCGCTGTTGGCTCAGAGACGAGAGAAGATTAAGGAGCAGGCAGACCACCTGCAGCAGCTTAGCTGTgagtgaagtgtgtgtgtgtgtgtgtgtctctccacGTATATTAAAACCTACTGTGCAGTGTGTCTCAGGatgtaatatttaaattaacTGGATGTAATTTGTAGATAACATAGCAGAGCAGAGTGCAAGTTCAGCCAATGGATCAGAAACTCAGTGGTGAGTGTAATGAAATACCTTTCAAG comes from Astatotilapia calliptera chromosome 1, fAstCal1.2, whole genome shotgun sequence and encodes:
- the gcfc2 gene encoding intron Large complex component GCFC2 — protein: MFNKKPRRNFRQRKDCSSDDEDQPKKSEEGEENPEKTAPAVVNKPLKAAQSRGITCSSKREATPPKPDSSDGEDGESVEMTEEREERKKDQEGTKKKETSVLSFSDDKEAEESTFKLKKSSEKTVLFQIRKKEAPPAKTIVSTGAGGAVSSSASPRQDYSSQASPHSVDDDDEDDDDDDKDNGSNDDSDSDERGVGSPSASSASDSSSSSYTPVNIPNAREIEAAKRRRRANRTQKEFIPLSRDGQSSAGSTPDHYSREDEDDRVDDDDNELDDHERRIEFAPRMRSIRERIAEKLGESDGSRSGTDGEEQELWEETQIGKGVKRRPGEQSPSGSESSSYSSSSISRRDRGRQKKKSAGVKVPKMLPPVTVSTVKRRIAGKLDSLKEVYRARQAELRRMEGDVEGAKTSLENLEESSSEKQLKFYRTMTTYAHNMVECLQEKVVEINSLELELHTLLSDQMEALLAQRREKIKEQADHLQQLSYNIAEQSASSANGSETQCEVNVGVKTEEDFDMAEDTQPSAEEQEQLQKNIADILLRSKAVFSDVQEDFCSVKKILSRFEEWRECYSESYHNAYISLCLPKLLNPIIRHQLLAWNPLKDTSGDFENLPWFTAVETFCHGHGHEELEHTDRQTLSSVIERTVVPKMTAYVELVWDPMSHQQSVCLTDVCHSLKEDYSVFEGEHSKPVKAFTEALVRRLRSCVDEDVFIPLYPKKFLEEASSPQRHFRDQRFWTAVKLLGNMGKWDLLLPESVLKELMLDKLLNRYLMTTLCSHTLSNNAVYACKKIADGLPPSWFKGESTCLPQLHNFRNHIVQKVHAICKQQPPTDPNTRAAVVDLLKVLSTIRCHDSIMAIAEKYHYEDAIYSHQLLNPETAWV